GAGTCCCGCGACGGTGAGCGTCGATACGCAAAGCGCGACGACAACGGCGGTGAGCGACGCTACGGGCGCCGAGGAAACGGCGAGGAGGGGGAGCGCCGCTACGGACGCCGCTCGGAGGGCTCCGGCGAGCGCCGCTACGAAAAGAAGGACGGCGAGCGCCGCTTTGACAGGGCTGAGGGGCGCGACGGCGAGAGCCGGCAGTACCGCGGTGGTAAGAAGCACGCCCAGCGCGGCGGACGCGACCGCGACCGCAACCACAACGGGCCGCAGCGTAGTGGCTACCGCGACGAGCGTATGGCCAAGCGCCAGAACGAGCCCGATCTGCCGGGCGATCTCGACGTGCGCGACCTCGATCCCCTGGTGCTCCAGGACCTGAAGGTGCTGTCCAACGACAACGCCCAGGCAGTGGCGAAGCACCTCATCATGGCGGCTACCTGGATGGCCGACGATCCCCAGCTCGCCCTGCGGCACGCGCGCGCGGCTAAGGACCGCGCGGGACGCGTGGCCGTCGTGCGCGAAACGGCCGGTATCGCCGCCTACCACGCGGGCGAGTGGAAGGAAGCGCTCTCTGAGCTGCGCGCGGCGCGTCGCATGAGTGGCGGCCCGGGCCTCATTGCGGTCATGGCGGACTGCGAGCGCGGACTCGGCCGCCCGGAGAAGGCCATCGACGTCGCCCGCGAGTTCGACGAGTCGGAGCTGGATCCCGACACCCGCATTGAGCTCGCGATCGTCGTGGCGGGAGCACGCCTCGACCTCAATCAGGTGGACTCCGCCGTGATCACTCTGCAGCGCGCGGAGCCGAACTCGAAGAAGAAGACGCAGTCTTACGCGCGCCTGAGCTACGCCTACGCCGACGCCCTCTCCGCCGCGGGGCGGATCGATGACGCTCGTTCGTGGTTCGCCCACGCGAAGGACCAGGACGTGGACGGCCTCCTCGACGCCGACGAGCGCCTGAAGGAGCTCGGATAGCTCTTAGCACCATGCCCAGCCGTTGAAGCCAATCCTAGGGCTCGAAGGCTGGGCTTTTGTCTGCCCGCATACCGGCCGTGGGTGCCCGGTCTACTATTGTGGAACGCATGACGATCAGCACTGAGTACGACGCCTTCCTCTTCGACCTAGACGGAACCGTGTGGGAGGGCGGCCGCGCCATCGTCAACGCGGTCGAAAGCATCAACCGCCTCGATGGGCACGTCGTGTACATCACCAATAACGCCTCGCGTCACCCCGACCTGGTCGCCGAGATGCTCACCAACATGGGTATTCCCACCGCAGGGTCGCAGGTGCTCACCTCGGCGCAGGCCGCGGTTGAGCTCGCATCGAAGGAGCTGCAGCGCGGGGACGCGATCTACGTCCTCGGCGCCGAGTCCTTCAAGGAGCTCGCGCGCGACGCGGGTTTTGCCGTGGTCGATTCCGCGGACGATAACCCGAAGGCGGTGCTCCACGGGCACAACCCGGCCACCGGCTGGGAGCAGCTGTCGGAGGCGGCGCTGTCCATCCGCAAGGGCGCGCGCTACATCGCCTCGAACCTCGATTCGACCCTGCCCTCGGAGCGCGGGCTCATGGTGGGTAACGGTTCCATGGTCGCCGCCGTCGTCAGCGCCACCGGGGTCACCCCGATCTCGGCGGGCAAGCCGGAGCCGGCGATGTTCCACCAAGCCGCGGAGCACGTCGGCTCGCGGGCACCGCTGGCCATCGGCGACCGCCTCAATACCGACATCGCCGGTGGCGTGGCCGCCGAGATGGACGTCTTCC
This is a stretch of genomic DNA from Corynebacterium vitaeruminis DSM 20294. It encodes these proteins:
- a CDS encoding HAD-IIA family hydrolase — encoded protein: MTISTEYDAFLFDLDGTVWEGGRAIVNAVESINRLDGHVVYITNNASRHPDLVAEMLTNMGIPTAGSQVLTSAQAAVELASKELQRGDAIYVLGAESFKELARDAGFAVVDSADDNPKAVLHGHNPATGWEQLSEAALSIRKGARYIASNLDSTLPSERGLMVGNGSMVAAVVSATGVTPISAGKPEPAMFHQAAEHVGSRAPLAIGDRLNTDIAGGVAAEMDVFHVLTGVSKHWALVNAEASQRPTFVAEDLSQLYTDSAELRPGAQGGFVCSAEGEDLVLTGGQPDSTPAQALRTVLAKAWSTEETFTGQVVARGEVADAALGAWL